AGCTCCAGAGGGTCGGCGCGGGCTCGGGGAGCGGAAACCGGATTCCAAAATGGGTGCCTTCGAAGTTCAGGACTCCGATGACCTTCCCGTAGTCCATCAGGGTCATTATGATAGGAACAGGCAGGAGCCATTTGGTCTCCTCGAACCTGCCCAATGCCTCGCCAAGGATCTCAGTGAACTCTACCACGTTGTTCACCGTTTCATGTTGCGATTTTTTGCTTTTAACTCTTTCCGATGGTATTGACGCCGATGGACATTTAAACGCTTCCCAGCTACACAGTGTGGTGGTTCCATGCACGAGGTTTCGACCCGCGAGATATTGAAAACCCTGCGAGAGCTCGGCGCGGAGAGGGTGCTCATTCAGACGCCGGAGGGTCTGAAGAGGGAGGCCCAGTCTCTGGCGGATTTCCTTGAGGAGAACGGAATCGAGGCGATAATAAGCGGGGATATAAACTACGGCGCCTGCGACCCCGCCGATAGGGAGGCGATGCTCCTCGGCTGCGATGCTCTGATACACCTTGGTCACTCCTACATGCGCCTTCACCTCGAGGTCCCAACGATATTCGTTCCCGCCTTTGCGAACGTTGATGTGGTTCCATCCCTCGAGAAGAACCTGGGCGAGATTGGGAAGCTGGGAAGGAGGATAGCCCTCGTCACGACCGCCCAGCACATCCACCAGCTCGACCGGGCGAGGGAGTTTTTGGAAAAGCAGGGCTTCGAGGTCCTTGTGGGCAATGGGGACTCGCGCGTCAGCTGGCCGGGTCAGGTTCTCGGCTGCAACTTTGCCGCGGCGAAGGTTAACGCGGAAGGGGTTCTCTTCATCGGCGCCGGCTACTTCCACCCCATCGGCGTTGCCCTGGCAACTGGGAAGCCCACCCTCGCAGTCAACCCGTACTCAGGCGATGCGATCTGGATGGATAAAGAAGCGGAGCGCCTGATCAGGAGGCGCTGGGCACAGATAGCGAAGGCCATGGATGCGGAGCGCTTCGGTGTGATAACGAGCACCAAAAAAGGACAGCTTC
The Thermococcus radiotolerans genome window above contains:
- the dph2 gene encoding diphthamide biosynthesis enzyme Dph2 — protein: MHEVSTREILKTLRELGAERVLIQTPEGLKREAQSLADFLEENGIEAIISGDINYGACDPADREAMLLGCDALIHLGHSYMRLHLEVPTIFVPAFANVDVVPSLEKNLGEIGKLGRRIALVTTAQHIHQLDRAREFLEKQGFEVLVGNGDSRVSWPGQVLGCNFAAAKVNAEGVLFIGAGYFHPIGVALATGKPTLAVNPYSGDAIWMDKEAERLIRRRWAQIAKAMDAERFGVITSTKKGQLRLAEAKRVVKLLREHGKYARLIAMNHINYPALEGFDFDAYVVVACPRVPIDDYENWRKPVLTPPEVEILLGLREEYAFDEILGGRRETDESVGIALHGVRD